One Salarias fasciatus chromosome 9, fSalaFa1.1, whole genome shotgun sequence DNA segment encodes these proteins:
- the LOC115394032 gene encoding protein NLRC3-like isoform X2 produces MSVSMDEEEDSDLLSLRSDWSKERSPFFNGDPKPSDIRRSSNSAGSDLLSLRSDWSKERPPFFNGDPKPSDTRLTDVQEMSMDEEEEGAESEGSDLLSLRSDWSKERPPFFNGDPKPSGSRLPEVQEMSVSMDEEEDSDLLSLRSDWSKERPPFFNGDPKISDIRKRKRSITAEEQQQPSPTWRQDARKDQVYSSFGLEKVLDEHKRSVRRRCERVTEGSDESGGGILLNRIYTELHITEGQSGEVQWEHEVMQLETASRTEKHHDTAIRCQDIFKTSAAQQRPIRVVLTNGVAGVGKTFSVHKFTLDWAEGLENQDVGALVVLSFRELNLVRHQQYSLLRLLQVFHPALQEVTAEKLAVCRLLFILDGLDESRLSLDFHSGPNVSDVTQESSIDLLLTNLIQGNLLPSARVWITSRPAAANQIPPSCVDRLTEVRGFTDAQKEEYFRRRLSDEELCSRIISHIQTSRSLHIMCRIPVFCWITATVLEHMLSTEQRGELPKTMTDMYSHFIMVQKIRKRQKYHEGPETCPEELSEADREVLLNLGRMAFEHLERGNIVFYQDDLKQCGLDVSEASVYSGVFTEIFRRECVIFQKPVYSFIHLSIQEFLAAVYVFHCYSNKKTDVLEKFLENDWETRFFPCLSDFMEKVTKKCHRSQTGHLDLFVRFLHGLTLESNRKILGDVLGQIQICTFTIPAIIKNLKSMKMFENSYFRSALMGPDLKKMNMTPDRSINIFHCLMEMKDLSVQQEIQEFLKSENRSEKELSGIHCSALAHMLQMSEEVLEEFDLKTYNASTEGLLRLIPAVRNCRKARLSACGLTGAHCEIVASALKSNPSHLTELAFRIHDSPAAAAGVPFLCAGLTSPHCKLETLRFERSTVPSDALASLFSALQSNPSRLKHLDLRYNMLGEAGMKQLCEFLESPHCKLETLGLKRCNIYWLRQLCGFLESPQCRLESLRLSNSWLTGDGCCSLASTLKSIPSSLKYLKLSGNHEILDSGVQHLCGYLESPLCRLETLRLRYCGMSPASCGFLVSALKLNPSHLKHLDVTKNKLQESDVQQLLELVENPAYSLQTVSWEKPDTV; encoded by the exons ATGAGTGTCAGcatggatgaagaggaggattcTGACCTTCTGTCTCTGAGGAGCGACTGGTCCAAAGAGAGATCTCCATTCTTTAATGGTGACCCTAAACCCTCAGACATAAG ACGGAGCTCAAACTCTGCAGGATCTGACCTTCTGTCTCTGAGGAGCGACTGGTCCAAAGAGAGACCTCCATTCTTTAATGGTGACCCTAAACCCTCAGACACCAG ACTGACTGACGTCCAGGAGATGAGTatggatgaagaggaagaaggagccGAGTCTGAAGGATCCGACCTTCTGTCTCTGAGGAGCGACTGGTCTAAAGAGAGACCTCCGTTCTTTAACGGTGACCCTAAACCTTCAGGCTCAAG ACTTCCTGAAGTCCAGGAGATGAGCGTCAGcatggatgaagaggaggattcTGACCTTCTGTCTCTGAGGAGCGACTGGTCCAAAGAGAGACCTCCATTCTTTAACGGTGACCCTAAAATCTCAGACATAAG aaagaggaagaggagcattactgcagaggagcagcagcagcccagcCCTACGTGGCGTCAGGACGCTCGGAAGGATCAAGTCTACAGCAGCTTTGGCTTGGAGAAGGTTTTAGATGAACACAagaggagtgtgaggaggagatgtgaacgtgtgactgaaggaagtgatgaatcCGGAGGAGGAatcctcctcaacaggatctacactgagctccacatcacagagggacagagTGGGGAGGTCCAGTGGGAACACGAAGTgatgcagctggagacagcttccaggacgGAGAAGCACCACGACACTGCCATCAGGtgtcaggacatcttcaaaacCTCAGCCGCGCAGCAGAGACCCATCCGAGTGGTTCTGACCAACGGCGTGGCCGGTGtgggaaaaaccttctcggtgcacaagttcaccctggactgggccgagggcctggagaaccaggatgtcggTGCGCTGGTCGTCCtgtccttcagggagctgaacctggtCCGACATCAGCAGTACAGTCTTCTCAGACTGCTCCAGGTTTTCCACCCAGCCTTACAGGAGGTGACGGCAGAGAAGCTGGCCGTCTGCAGACTGTTGTTCATCCttgacggtctggatgaaagcagactttctctggacttccaTAGTGGACCGAATGTTTCTGACGTCACACAGGAGTCATCGATTGACTTGCTCCTCACTAACCTCATTCAGGGTAATCTGCTTCCTTcagctcgggtctggatcacttccagaccggcagcagccaatcagatccctccatCATGTGTGGACAggctgacagaagtgcgaggcttcactgacgcccagaaggaggagtacttcaggaggagactgagcgatgaggagctgtgcagcaggatcatctcccacatccagacctccaggagcctccacatcatgtgcagaatcccagtcttctgctggatcactgctacagttctggagcacatgttgagcacagagcagagaggagagctgcccaagaccatgactgacatgtactcccactttatAATGGTTCAGAAAATAAGGAAGAGGCAGAAGTACCATGAGGGACCAGAGACATGTCCAGAGGAACTGAGTGAGGCTGACAGGGAGGTTCTTCTAAATCTGGGGAGGATGGCTTTTGAACATCTTGAGAGAGGAAACATCGTTTTCTACCAAGACGACCTgaagcagtgtggtctggatgtgtcAGAGGCCTCGGTGTACTCTGGAGTTTTTACCGAGATCTTCAGAAGAGAGtgtgtgatcttccagaaaccAGTCTACTCCTTCATTCATCTGagcattcaggagtttctggctgcagtttACGTGTTCCACTGTTACTCCAACAAGAAGACCGACGTGCTCGAGAAGTTTCTGGAGAATGACTGGGAAACTCGCTTCTTCCCCTGTCTGTCAGACTTCATGGAGAAAGTCACTAAGAAATGTCACAGGAGTCAAACTGGTCACCTGGATCTGTTTGTCCGTTTCCTCCACGGCCTCACCTTGGAGTCCAACAGGAAAATCTTAGGAGACGTCCTCGGTCAGATACAGATCTGTACATTTACCATCCCGGCAATCATCAAAAACCTGAAGTcgatgaaaatgtttgaaaactcTTATTTCAGAAGTGCATTGATGGGCCCCGATCTGAAGAAGATGAATATGACTCcggacagaagcatcaacatcttccattgtctgatggagatgaaggacctctcagtgcagcaggagatccaggagttcctgaagtcagagaacagatcagagaaggaGCTCTCTgggatccactgctcagctctggcacacatgctgcagatgtcggaggaggttctggaggagTTCGACCTGAAGACGTATAATGCGTCCACGGAGGGTCTGCTGAGGCTGAttccagctgtgaggaactgcaggaaggctcg ACTGAGTGCCTGTGGACTGACGGGGGCTCACTGTGAAATCGTGGCCTCGGCGCTGAAGTCCAACCCGTCACATCTGACCGAGCTCGCATTTAGGATTCACGACTCCCCGGCGGCCGCGGCGGGGGTGCCGTTCCTGTGTGCCGGACTGACGAGTCCACATTGTAAACTGGAGACTTTAAG GTTTGAACGCAGCACAGTGCCAAGCGACGCCTTAGCGTCTCTGTTCTCCGCCCTTCAGTCCAACCCCTCCcgtctgaaacatctggacctgaggtACAACATGCTGGGGGAGGCGGgaatgaagcagctctgtgaatttctggagagtcctcactgcaAACTGGAGACTCTGGG ATTGAAGCGCTGCAATATATATT GGCTGCGGCAGCTGTGTGggtttctggagagtccacagTGCCGACTGGAGAGCCTCAG ACTTTCAAACAGCTGGTTGACAGGTGACGGCTGTTGTTCCCTGGCCTCGACCCTGAAGTCCATCCCGTCTTCTCTGAAGTATCTGAAACTATCAGGAAATCACGAAATCCTCGATTCGGGCGTGCAACACCTGTGTGGTTacctggagagtccactctgcagactggagactctgag attgAGATATTGCGGTATGTCCCCAGCCAGCTGTGGATTTCTGGTCTCTGCTCTGAAGTTgaacccctcccatctgaaacatctggatgtGACAAAGAACAAGTTGCAGGAgtcagatgtgcagcagctgcttgaGCTTGTGGAGAATCCAGCCTATAGTCTGCAGACTGTGAG CTGGGAAAAGCCTGACACTGTGTGA
- the LOC115394032 gene encoding NACHT, LRR and PYD domains-containing protein 12-like isoform X1, whose translation MSVSMDEEEDSDLLSLRSDWSKERSPFFNGDPKPSDIRRSSNSAGSDLLSLRSDWSKERPPFFNGDPKPSDTRLTDVQEMSMDEEEEGAESEGSDLLSLRSDWSKERPPFFNGDPKPSGSRLPEVQEMSVSMDEEEDSDLLSLRSDWSKERPPFFNGDPKISDIRKRKRSITAEEQQQPSPTWRQDARKDQVYSSFGLEKVLDEHKRSVRRRCERVTEGSDESGGGILLNRIYTELHITEGQSGEVQWEHEVMQLETASRTEKHHDTAIRCQDIFKTSAAQQRPIRVVLTNGVAGVGKTFSVHKFTLDWAEGLENQDVGALVVLSFRELNLVRHQQYSLLRLLQVFHPALQEVTAEKLAVCRLLFILDGLDESRLSLDFHSGPNVSDVTQESSIDLLLTNLIQGNLLPSARVWITSRPAAANQIPPSCVDRLTEVRGFTDAQKEEYFRRRLSDEELCSRIISHIQTSRSLHIMCRIPVFCWITATVLEHMLSTEQRGELPKTMTDMYSHFIMVQKIRKRQKYHEGPETCPEELSEADREVLLNLGRMAFEHLERGNIVFYQDDLKQCGLDVSEASVYSGVFTEIFRRECVIFQKPVYSFIHLSIQEFLAAVYVFHCYSNKKTDVLEKFLENDWETRFFPCLSDFMEKVTKKCHRSQTGHLDLFVRFLHGLTLESNRKILGDVLGQIQICTFTIPAIIKNLKSMKMFENSYFRSALMGPDLKKMNMTPDRSINIFHCLMEMKDLSVQQEIQEFLKSENRSEKELSGIHCSALAHMLQMSEEVLEEFDLKTYNASTEGLLRLIPAVRNCRKARLSACGLTGAHCEIVASALKSNPSHLTELAFRIHDSPAAAAGVPFLCAGLTSPHCKLETLRFERSTVPSDALASLFSALQSNPSRLKHLDLRYNMLGEAGMKQLCEFLESPHCKLETLGLKRCNIYCEFSPSLYSALKSNPSHLKHLSLSSNFIYDSGLRQLCGFLESPQCRLESLRLSNSWLTGDGCCSLASTLKSIPSSLKYLKLSGNHEILDSGVQHLCGYLESPLCRLETLRLRYCGMSPASCGFLVSALKLNPSHLKHLDVTKNKLQESDVQQLLELVENPAYSLQTVSWEKPDTV comes from the exons ATGAGTGTCAGcatggatgaagaggaggattcTGACCTTCTGTCTCTGAGGAGCGACTGGTCCAAAGAGAGATCTCCATTCTTTAATGGTGACCCTAAACCCTCAGACATAAG ACGGAGCTCAAACTCTGCAGGATCTGACCTTCTGTCTCTGAGGAGCGACTGGTCCAAAGAGAGACCTCCATTCTTTAATGGTGACCCTAAACCCTCAGACACCAG ACTGACTGACGTCCAGGAGATGAGTatggatgaagaggaagaaggagccGAGTCTGAAGGATCCGACCTTCTGTCTCTGAGGAGCGACTGGTCTAAAGAGAGACCTCCGTTCTTTAACGGTGACCCTAAACCTTCAGGCTCAAG ACTTCCTGAAGTCCAGGAGATGAGCGTCAGcatggatgaagaggaggattcTGACCTTCTGTCTCTGAGGAGCGACTGGTCCAAAGAGAGACCTCCATTCTTTAACGGTGACCCTAAAATCTCAGACATAAG aaagaggaagaggagcattactgcagaggagcagcagcagcccagcCCTACGTGGCGTCAGGACGCTCGGAAGGATCAAGTCTACAGCAGCTTTGGCTTGGAGAAGGTTTTAGATGAACACAagaggagtgtgaggaggagatgtgaacgtgtgactgaaggaagtgatgaatcCGGAGGAGGAatcctcctcaacaggatctacactgagctccacatcacagagggacagagTGGGGAGGTCCAGTGGGAACACGAAGTgatgcagctggagacagcttccaggacgGAGAAGCACCACGACACTGCCATCAGGtgtcaggacatcttcaaaacCTCAGCCGCGCAGCAGAGACCCATCCGAGTGGTTCTGACCAACGGCGTGGCCGGTGtgggaaaaaccttctcggtgcacaagttcaccctggactgggccgagggcctggagaaccaggatgtcggTGCGCTGGTCGTCCtgtccttcagggagctgaacctggtCCGACATCAGCAGTACAGTCTTCTCAGACTGCTCCAGGTTTTCCACCCAGCCTTACAGGAGGTGACGGCAGAGAAGCTGGCCGTCTGCAGACTGTTGTTCATCCttgacggtctggatgaaagcagactttctctggacttccaTAGTGGACCGAATGTTTCTGACGTCACACAGGAGTCATCGATTGACTTGCTCCTCACTAACCTCATTCAGGGTAATCTGCTTCCTTcagctcgggtctggatcacttccagaccggcagcagccaatcagatccctccatCATGTGTGGACAggctgacagaagtgcgaggcttcactgacgcccagaaggaggagtacttcaggaggagactgagcgatgaggagctgtgcagcaggatcatctcccacatccagacctccaggagcctccacatcatgtgcagaatcccagtcttctgctggatcactgctacagttctggagcacatgttgagcacagagcagagaggagagctgcccaagaccatgactgacatgtactcccactttatAATGGTTCAGAAAATAAGGAAGAGGCAGAAGTACCATGAGGGACCAGAGACATGTCCAGAGGAACTGAGTGAGGCTGACAGGGAGGTTCTTCTAAATCTGGGGAGGATGGCTTTTGAACATCTTGAGAGAGGAAACATCGTTTTCTACCAAGACGACCTgaagcagtgtggtctggatgtgtcAGAGGCCTCGGTGTACTCTGGAGTTTTTACCGAGATCTTCAGAAGAGAGtgtgtgatcttccagaaaccAGTCTACTCCTTCATTCATCTGagcattcaggagtttctggctgcagtttACGTGTTCCACTGTTACTCCAACAAGAAGACCGACGTGCTCGAGAAGTTTCTGGAGAATGACTGGGAAACTCGCTTCTTCCCCTGTCTGTCAGACTTCATGGAGAAAGTCACTAAGAAATGTCACAGGAGTCAAACTGGTCACCTGGATCTGTTTGTCCGTTTCCTCCACGGCCTCACCTTGGAGTCCAACAGGAAAATCTTAGGAGACGTCCTCGGTCAGATACAGATCTGTACATTTACCATCCCGGCAATCATCAAAAACCTGAAGTcgatgaaaatgtttgaaaactcTTATTTCAGAAGTGCATTGATGGGCCCCGATCTGAAGAAGATGAATATGACTCcggacagaagcatcaacatcttccattgtctgatggagatgaaggacctctcagtgcagcaggagatccaggagttcctgaagtcagagaacagatcagagaaggaGCTCTCTgggatccactgctcagctctggcacacatgctgcagatgtcggaggaggttctggaggagTTCGACCTGAAGACGTATAATGCGTCCACGGAGGGTCTGCTGAGGCTGAttccagctgtgaggaactgcaggaaggctcg ACTGAGTGCCTGTGGACTGACGGGGGCTCACTGTGAAATCGTGGCCTCGGCGCTGAAGTCCAACCCGTCACATCTGACCGAGCTCGCATTTAGGATTCACGACTCCCCGGCGGCCGCGGCGGGGGTGCCGTTCCTGTGTGCCGGACTGACGAGTCCACATTGTAAACTGGAGACTTTAAG GTTTGAACGCAGCACAGTGCCAAGCGACGCCTTAGCGTCTCTGTTCTCCGCCCTTCAGTCCAACCCCTCCcgtctgaaacatctggacctgaggtACAACATGCTGGGGGAGGCGGgaatgaagcagctctgtgaatttctggagagtcctcactgcaAACTGGAGACTCTGGG ATTGAAGCGCTGCAATATATATTGTGAGTTCAGCCCGTCTCTGTACTcggctctgaagtccaacccctcccatctgaaacaccTCAGCCTGAGTTCCAACTTCATTTACGACTCAGGGCTGCGGCAGCTGTGTGggtttctggagagtccacagTGCCGACTGGAGAGCCTCAG ACTTTCAAACAGCTGGTTGACAGGTGACGGCTGTTGTTCCCTGGCCTCGACCCTGAAGTCCATCCCGTCTTCTCTGAAGTATCTGAAACTATCAGGAAATCACGAAATCCTCGATTCGGGCGTGCAACACCTGTGTGGTTacctggagagtccactctgcagactggagactctgag attgAGATATTGCGGTATGTCCCCAGCCAGCTGTGGATTTCTGGTCTCTGCTCTGAAGTTgaacccctcccatctgaaacatctggatgtGACAAAGAACAAGTTGCAGGAgtcagatgtgcagcagctgcttgaGCTTGTGGAGAATCCAGCCTATAGTCTGCAGACTGTGAG CTGGGAAAAGCCTGACACTGTGTGA
- the LOC115394032 gene encoding NACHT, LRR and PYD domains-containing protein 12-like isoform X3 translates to MSVSMDEEEDSDLLSLRSDWSKERSPFFNGDPKPSDIRRSSNSAGSDLLSLRSDWSKERPPFFNGDPKPSDTRKRKRSITAEEQQQPSPTWRQDARKDQVYSSFGLEKVLDEHKRSVRRRCERVTEGSDESGGGILLNRIYTELHITEGQSGEVQWEHEVMQLETASRTEKHHDTAIRCQDIFKTSAAQQRPIRVVLTNGVAGVGKTFSVHKFTLDWAEGLENQDVGALVVLSFRELNLVRHQQYSLLRLLQVFHPALQEVTAEKLAVCRLLFILDGLDESRLSLDFHSGPNVSDVTQESSIDLLLTNLIQGNLLPSARVWITSRPAAANQIPPSCVDRLTEVRGFTDAQKEEYFRRRLSDEELCSRIISHIQTSRSLHIMCRIPVFCWITATVLEHMLSTEQRGELPKTMTDMYSHFIMVQKIRKRQKYHEGPETCPEELSEADREVLLNLGRMAFEHLERGNIVFYQDDLKQCGLDVSEASVYSGVFTEIFRRECVIFQKPVYSFIHLSIQEFLAAVYVFHCYSNKKTDVLEKFLENDWETRFFPCLSDFMEKVTKKCHRSQTGHLDLFVRFLHGLTLESNRKILGDVLGQIQICTFTIPAIIKNLKSMKMFENSYFRSALMGPDLKKMNMTPDRSINIFHCLMEMKDLSVQQEIQEFLKSENRSEKELSGIHCSALAHMLQMSEEVLEEFDLKTYNASTEGLLRLIPAVRNCRKARLSACGLTGAHCEIVASALKSNPSHLTELAFRIHDSPAAAAGVPFLCAGLTSPHCKLETLRFERSTVPSDALASLFSALQSNPSRLKHLDLRYNMLGEAGMKQLCEFLESPHCKLETLGLKRCNIYCEFSPSLYSALKSNPSHLKHLSLSSNFIYDSGLRQLCGFLESPQCRLESLRLSNSWLTGDGCCSLASTLKSIPSSLKYLKLSGNHEILDSGVQHLCGYLESPLCRLETLRLRYCGMSPASCGFLVSALKLNPSHLKHLDVTKNKLQESDVQQLLELVENPAYSLQTVSWEKPDTV, encoded by the exons ATGAGTGTCAGcatggatgaagaggaggattcTGACCTTCTGTCTCTGAGGAGCGACTGGTCCAAAGAGAGATCTCCATTCTTTAATGGTGACCCTAAACCCTCAGACATAAG ACGGAGCTCAAACTCTGCAGGATCTGACCTTCTGTCTCTGAGGAGCGACTGGTCCAAAGAGAGACCTCCATTCTTTAATGGTGACCCTAAACCCTCAGACACCAG aaagaggaagaggagcattactgcagaggagcagcagcagcccagcCCTACGTGGCGTCAGGACGCTCGGAAGGATCAAGTCTACAGCAGCTTTGGCTTGGAGAAGGTTTTAGATGAACACAagaggagtgtgaggaggagatgtgaacgtgtgactgaaggaagtgatgaatcCGGAGGAGGAatcctcctcaacaggatctacactgagctccacatcacagagggacagagTGGGGAGGTCCAGTGGGAACACGAAGTgatgcagctggagacagcttccaggacgGAGAAGCACCACGACACTGCCATCAGGtgtcaggacatcttcaaaacCTCAGCCGCGCAGCAGAGACCCATCCGAGTGGTTCTGACCAACGGCGTGGCCGGTGtgggaaaaaccttctcggtgcacaagttcaccctggactgggccgagggcctggagaaccaggatgtcggTGCGCTGGTCGTCCtgtccttcagggagctgaacctggtCCGACATCAGCAGTACAGTCTTCTCAGACTGCTCCAGGTTTTCCACCCAGCCTTACAGGAGGTGACGGCAGAGAAGCTGGCCGTCTGCAGACTGTTGTTCATCCttgacggtctggatgaaagcagactttctctggacttccaTAGTGGACCGAATGTTTCTGACGTCACACAGGAGTCATCGATTGACTTGCTCCTCACTAACCTCATTCAGGGTAATCTGCTTCCTTcagctcgggtctggatcacttccagaccggcagcagccaatcagatccctccatCATGTGTGGACAggctgacagaagtgcgaggcttcactgacgcccagaaggaggagtacttcaggaggagactgagcgatgaggagctgtgcagcaggatcatctcccacatccagacctccaggagcctccacatcatgtgcagaatcccagtcttctgctggatcactgctacagttctggagcacatgttgagcacagagcagagaggagagctgcccaagaccatgactgacatgtactcccactttatAATGGTTCAGAAAATAAGGAAGAGGCAGAAGTACCATGAGGGACCAGAGACATGTCCAGAGGAACTGAGTGAGGCTGACAGGGAGGTTCTTCTAAATCTGGGGAGGATGGCTTTTGAACATCTTGAGAGAGGAAACATCGTTTTCTACCAAGACGACCTgaagcagtgtggtctggatgtgtcAGAGGCCTCGGTGTACTCTGGAGTTTTTACCGAGATCTTCAGAAGAGAGtgtgtgatcttccagaaaccAGTCTACTCCTTCATTCATCTGagcattcaggagtttctggctgcagtttACGTGTTCCACTGTTACTCCAACAAGAAGACCGACGTGCTCGAGAAGTTTCTGGAGAATGACTGGGAAACTCGCTTCTTCCCCTGTCTGTCAGACTTCATGGAGAAAGTCACTAAGAAATGTCACAGGAGTCAAACTGGTCACCTGGATCTGTTTGTCCGTTTCCTCCACGGCCTCACCTTGGAGTCCAACAGGAAAATCTTAGGAGACGTCCTCGGTCAGATACAGATCTGTACATTTACCATCCCGGCAATCATCAAAAACCTGAAGTcgatgaaaatgtttgaaaactcTTATTTCAGAAGTGCATTGATGGGCCCCGATCTGAAGAAGATGAATATGACTCcggacagaagcatcaacatcttccattgtctgatggagatgaaggacctctcagtgcagcaggagatccaggagttcctgaagtcagagaacagatcagagaaggaGCTCTCTgggatccactgctcagctctggcacacatgctgcagatgtcggaggaggttctggaggagTTCGACCTGAAGACGTATAATGCGTCCACGGAGGGTCTGCTGAGGCTGAttccagctgtgaggaactgcaggaaggctcg ACTGAGTGCCTGTGGACTGACGGGGGCTCACTGTGAAATCGTGGCCTCGGCGCTGAAGTCCAACCCGTCACATCTGACCGAGCTCGCATTTAGGATTCACGACTCCCCGGCGGCCGCGGCGGGGGTGCCGTTCCTGTGTGCCGGACTGACGAGTCCACATTGTAAACTGGAGACTTTAAG GTTTGAACGCAGCACAGTGCCAAGCGACGCCTTAGCGTCTCTGTTCTCCGCCCTTCAGTCCAACCCCTCCcgtctgaaacatctggacctgaggtACAACATGCTGGGGGAGGCGGgaatgaagcagctctgtgaatttctggagagtcctcactgcaAACTGGAGACTCTGGG ATTGAAGCGCTGCAATATATATTGTGAGTTCAGCCCGTCTCTGTACTcggctctgaagtccaacccctcccatctgaaacaccTCAGCCTGAGTTCCAACTTCATTTACGACTCAGGGCTGCGGCAGCTGTGTGggtttctggagagtccacagTGCCGACTGGAGAGCCTCAG ACTTTCAAACAGCTGGTTGACAGGTGACGGCTGTTGTTCCCTGGCCTCGACCCTGAAGTCCATCCCGTCTTCTCTGAAGTATCTGAAACTATCAGGAAATCACGAAATCCTCGATTCGGGCGTGCAACACCTGTGTGGTTacctggagagtccactctgcagactggagactctgag attgAGATATTGCGGTATGTCCCCAGCCAGCTGTGGATTTCTGGTCTCTGCTCTGAAGTTgaacccctcccatctgaaacatctggatgtGACAAAGAACAAGTTGCAGGAgtcagatgtgcagcagctgcttgaGCTTGTGGAGAATCCAGCCTATAGTCTGCAGACTGTGAG CTGGGAAAAGCCTGACACTGTGTGA